CCATAAAAACGATCTTAACGATTTCCAAACGGTGTATTCAAACGGTAGAATGTTAAATGTAAAACCTATAAATCGAATAAAGTAAATGATGTCGCATTTGTTTCAAGATACTCGGAAATGATAAACGATCCAAAAGCTTTCCCCCTTTCCTTTCTCACTGAAAATATGGGAATGGTGGGGCTGGGTTTAAAAAGCACAAGCCAGTGTGTTACATTGACAAACAGCGGCCCTGTGAGTCTAAACCAAGCACTACAAATACAATCACAGCAAAACTATAGCAGACAaggatttttgaaaatgtttatgAAACAATCAAGAATATTTATAGTAAtgatgtaaataataataataataaaatctagATATTCTGGAGAAATTATATGATGTAGTTATTAGAAGGAAAACATTCAACCGTTTACTGTCTAATTTAAATAGTTGGCATGACTATATGTCGCTGTCCAAGATGTGGTACTGAAAGTAGcctaaattaacatttttattacacaaataataataataataataatgataataataataataaatgttgtaaatatttatttaaatatatgtttgATATAATTTCCGTTAATTATTCTGTACACAAcgattatgtttgttttgtaaAGTATAAAGCATTTCTCTTACCGATGTCGAATATTCACCTTCCAAATCGTTATTTTTCTTGATTGTATGCTGCATCGTCTCAGTGAAACTCGGGTCCACCACTAAAACACTCTGTCCACCGAGTGTAGAAAACTTACAGTCACTCTTCCTCGAGTCAGTCGTCATGCACACTTCATAATTATACCCGTGCGGCAGAGTTCCAGTGACTCCTGTGTCTGCGTAATGCGGTGGATAGTACGGAATAACAGGCAGATTGGACTGATAGAGGAAGCGAGATTGTCTCCATCTGTAGATCTTTACTGATATTATCACAACCACACAAGTGATGAATAGGAAAGAAACAGCGGCCAGTGCGAGGACTAAATAAAAAGTCAGGTTGTCGTTATATTGTTTTTCATGCGTAAAGTCTGTGAACTCTGACAACACTTCAGGAAAGCTGTCAGCCACAGCCACGTTAATGGAGACCACAGCTGAGCGAGAGGGCTGTCCGTTATCCTCCACAACAACAGTGAGTTTCTGTTTGACAGCATCTTTATCAGTCACTTGTCGCACAGTTCTTATTTCGCCATTCTGTAAACCCACTTCAAACAGCGCTCTGTCTGTAGCTTTCTGGAGTTTATAGGAGAGCCAGGCATTCTGTCCAGAGTCCACATCAACAGCCACCACTTTAGTGACGAGATATCCAACATCTGCAGCACGAGGCACAATCTCAGCCACCACTGAAGCTCCAGTCTGTACTGGATACAGAACCTGAGGAGCGTTGTCATTCTGATCTTGGACAGTAATTTTCACTGTCACGTTACTACTGAGTGGAGGAGAGCCTCCATCTTGCGCTTTTACCCGGAAGTGGAAATGTTTCAGTGTCTCATAATCAAAAGAGCGCATAGCTGTAATCAGTCCGCTGTCAGGTTGCACTGACACATATGATGAGACAGAGACTCCATTAACAGTGCTGTCTTCTAGAATATAAGAAACACGAGCATTCTGATTCCAATCAGCATCACTGGCTTTAACTGAAAATGTAGAGAGACCAGGTGTGTTATTCTCAAGCACACAGGCCTCATAGTTAGTTTTCTCAAAGACAGGAGCATTGTCATTCACATCTGATATCTGTAAAGACAGAGAGGCGCTGCTGGAGAGCGCGGGCACCCCCTGATCAGAGCATGTGACACCGATATTGTATTCAGCATCTTTTTCTCTGTCCAGCTGCTGCTCTATACGCAGACTGATGAAATTGCTGGATGATGATGTCAGAGCAAAtggaatattgtcatttatgATGCAGTGAATCTGGCCGTTCACACCTGAGTCAGCATCATCTACTTTCATCATAGCAACAACTGTGCCGGGTGTGGAGTCCTCAGACACAGAGCTTGACATAGAGAGCACGTTTATCACTGGTTTGTTATCATTAATATCCAGCACATCAATAATCAGCTTACAGGAATCAGAAAGACCACCTTGATCTTTAGCCTGTATATCAATATGGTAGTGACTTGATTGTTCAAAATCGATGAGGCCATTTAAGGTGACTTCGCCACCGTGCTGAtcaataataaacatttttcgCACAATATCATCTTTGCTTGCAATATAGTACGTGACCTGACCGTAAGATCCATCGTCTGCGTCAGTAGCACTAACTGTAGTCAATTTAAATCCCTTTGCTGCATTTTCAGTCAATGTGGCTTTATATTCCTTGTGCGTAAATACGGGAGAATTATCATTGGCATCAAGTACAGTAACATGTATCTGAACAGTGCCAGACAACAGCGGATCACCGCCGTCAGTAGCTGTGAGCAATAACGTAATCAATCCTTTCTTTTCTCTATCAAGTGGTCTTTGCAAAACCATTTCAACTTTTTTATCACCGCCTGGTTGACTGAGCAGTTCAAGGACAAAATTATCAGTTGGTTTAAGAGAATAGCTTTGAAGACCATTAACTCCTACATCCGCGTCCACGGCTCCCTCCAGCATGAATCTCGCGCCCGTTACAGCTGACTCGCTGATTTCGAAATGAATTCGCTTTTTCTCGAAGGAGGGCGGATTATCGTTGATATCCATAATTTCAACCGTAATCGTGTATAATTCCATCGGGTTTTCCAAAATCAGCTGAAGGTGCAAAGCACACGGTGTCGTTTTTGCACAAAGAGACTCGCGATCCATTTTCTCTTTGATGAGCAGCAAGCCAGTGTCTTTATTGAGGCCAATGTATTCAGTACTGTCCCCTGTATATATACGCGCTTTTCCTAACCTCAATCGTTGTAAATCCAAGCCCAAATCCTGCGCGATATTTCCCACAGTGGAACCTTTAGCCATTTCTTCTGGAATAGAGTAACTGACCTGTCCTCGCGCTATGTGAATCAGAAGACTCAAAAACAGCAACGAGTGCCGTATCATTGCATCAGGCATTGTCTAAACTGCACAGATGATCGAATTAAGACACAATAATCTGGCAGCTGATCCTTAAAAATGGTGTATTCTAAATAAAGATGGTAAATGCAAATCCTTTAAGTCGGAAAAAGTGAAAGATGCTGCGTTTGTTTACAGAAAATCCGCGCAAGAGAATAATTTCTGAGCAGGAAGCTTTTCTTCCTTTCTCTCTGATATATTGTGATGATGCTGGGGGTgggtttgtaaaatacacaatttcTCCGCAGTTTGTCGACGAACAGCGGCCCTCTGAGTGGAAATTGAGAACTGCATATCAAATATATCTTTATTTTCGCAGagaaattttattattttctagcTGTATATCACACTGAATAAAATCAGCCGTGCtgattaaataaagcacatacaTATGTTGAAAGTAGAAAAGAAAATCGGAAGAATAAATCAGTATGGAATCAACGGTGAGATGAACAAAATTACAATACTTGGAGGTACAGTACATAATGAAGAAAAACCGTGACCGACTATTGTCTAATTTAATAAATTGGCTTGACAACATAAAGCCGCTGTCCAATATGTGGTGCTGAAAGTAGGctaaattaacattttagtttgacaaacaacaaaatataaaaaggaacttaatatttatttaaatatatatttgaacGCATGTTTATCAAATATCACGAACAGTTTGATTCTCTATTATATTTCTTGTTTTGTCAGTTTAAACGAACAAACAACTAATAGTGTGACCAAAACTTTCTTACCGATTCTGTCGAATATTCACCTTCCAAATCGTTATTTTTCTTGATTGTATGCTGCATCGTCTCAGTGAAACTCGGGTCCACCACTAAAACACTCTGTCCACCGAGTGTAGAAAACTTACAGTCACTCTTCCTCGAGTCAGTCGTCATGCACACTTCATAATTATACCCGTGCGGCAGAGTTCCAGTGACTCCTGTGTCTGCGTAATGCGGTGGATAGTACGGAATAACAGGCAGATTGGACTGATAGAGGAAGCGAGATTGTCTCCATCTGTAGATCTTTACTGATATTATCACAACCACACAAGTGATGAATAGGAAAGAAACAGCGGCCAGTGCGAGAACTAGATAAAAAGTCAGGTTGTCGTTATATTGTTTTTCATGCGTAAAGTCTGTGAACTCTGACAACACTTCAGGAAAGCTGTCAGCCACAGCCACGTTAATGGAGACCACAGCTGAGCGAGAGGGCTGTCCGTTATCCTCCACAACAACAGTGAGTTTCTGTTTGACAGCATCTTTATCAGTCACTTGTCGCACAGTTCTTATTTCTCCATTCTGTAAACCCACTTCAAACAGCGCTCTGTCTGTAGCTTTCTGGAGTTTATAGGAGAGCCAGGCATTCTGTCCAGAGTCCACATCTACAGCCACCACTTTAGTGACGAGATATCCAACATCTGCAGCACGAGGCACAATCTCAGCCACCACTGAAGCTCCAGTCTGTACTGGATACAGAACCTGAGGAGCGTTGTCATTCTGATCTTGGACAGTAATTTTCACTGTCACGTTACTACTGAGTGGAGGAGAGCCTCCATCTTGCGCTTTTACCCGGAAGTGGAAATGTTTCAGTGTCTCATAATCAAAAGAGCGCATAGCTGTAATCAGTCCGCTGTCAGGTTGCACTGACACATATGATGAGACAGAGACTCCATTAACAGTGCTGTCTTCTAGAATATAAGAAACACGAGCATTCTGATTCCAATCAGCATCACTGGCTTTAACTGAAAATATAGAGAGACCAGGTGTGTTATTCTCAAGCACACAGGCCTCATAGTTAGTTTTCTCAAAGACAGGAGCATTGTCATTCACATCTGATATCTGTACAcggagagagacactgctggaGAGCGCGGGCACCCCCTCATCAGTACATATTACACTAATATTGTACTCagattctctctctctgtccagTTCCTGCTCTGTTTGCAAGCTGAAGAAACTGCTAGATTGAGATGTAATAGCAAAGGGAATATCCTCACTTATGAAGCACTGAACCTGACCATTCACACCTGAATCAAGATCATCAACATTTAGCATTGCAACAACAGTACCAGACTTAGACCCTTCAGATACTGAATGAGAACTGGACAGGATTTGAATACTAGGTGAATTATCATTAATGTCCAGCACATCGATAATTACTTTGCATGCGTTAGAGAGTCCGCCTTGATCTTTTGCCTGAATATTAAGCTCATAATGGCTCACTTTTTCATAGTCAACATGACCGTTTAGTATTACTTCACCACTTTTTTCGTTAACAAGAAACATGTCGGCCACATTACTGTCCATTGTGTCAGATATGTAGTACGTCACTACACTGTTCGACCCTTCGTCTGCATCAGACGCGCTCACGACTGTTAATATAGTACCCTTTGGTGCGTTTTCTGTAATGGTGGTTTTATATTCTTTTTGTGTAAAAGCAGGAGCATTATCATTATTGTCTAACACAGTAATATGTATCTGTACAGTGCCAGAGAGCACTGGATCGCCTCCATCAAAAGCTTCAAGCAACAAAGTAAACGAGCTTTGCGTTTCTCTGTCAAGGGGTTTTTGTAAAATCATCTCGACATTTTTACTACCATCTGCCTGATTGTGAAATTCAAGCCGAAATTTATCAGTCGGTTTAAGCGAGTAACTCTGCAGACCATTTGTTCCTACATCCGGATCAAAAGCTCCCCCGAGCATAAATCCAGCTCCCGCCACCGCCGATTCGCTGATCTCAAATCTAAAGTCCTTTTTCTGGAAACTGGGAGCGTTATCATTTATATCTGTGATTTGGATTGTAATCGTGTATAATTCCATCGGGTTGTCCAAAATCATTTGAAGATGCAAAGCGCACGGAGTTGTTTTTGCACAAAGAGACTCGCGATCCATTTTCTCTCTGATAAGCAGCCATCCCGTGTTTCTGTTCAGTTCGATGTACTCGATGCTGTCTCTTGTAAATAGCCGCGCTTTCCCTGATTTCAGTCGTTGTAAATCCAAGCCCAAATCCTGCGCAATATTTCCCACCATCGATCCTTTTGCCATTTCTTCTGGAATGGAGTAACTGACCTGTCCTCGCGCTATGTGAATCAGAAGACTCAAAAACAGAAACGAGTGCCGTATCATTGCATCAGGCATTGTCTCAATTGCACAGatggttaaaaaaaacacaacaatcaATCCGTGTGTACTTTAAATATACGAAATTCCAAATGTAGACATTAACTCCGTACACGACGACGAGAGATGAATAGAAGCATTGTGTAGAAGGTGGCAGTTATATACTGCTTTTTTTTCCTCCGTGAAATAATGTGATGCTGTGGGTTGGTCTGTTAAATATTGTTTCTCAGCTGATTGTCGACGAACAGCGGCCCTCTGAgtgtaaataaggaactgcatATCAAAGTTATAAACCTACACCTAAGATGCATTTTATCAACGAATGTTATTTTCTAGGCCTTTATCACACTGCAAATAAAACCAGTTAATATCATATGTACACTagaaatgttgggttaaaaacaacccaagttgggttgaaaatggacaaacccagcgattgggttgttttaacccagaggttgggttaaatgtttgcccaatgtgctaggcagttttatttaacccaactattgtttaaaaatgactatatggctggcttaaaatgaacacaaaataggttggaaattaaaaatcagacacacaattactaaaggcaacaataataaccaaaacatgaacatttaagcaaattaataaatgtttattgtttaattattattcatttaacatattaataaatgttaatttctaacGTATTTTGGGTTTATAatgcagtaatttttaaacaatagttgtgtTACATAAAACTGACCAGCACACAGGGCAAACATTtgacccaactgctgggttaaaacagcccagttgctggatttgtccattttcatcccaacttgggttgtatttaacccagcattttgtaGAGTGTAGAATGCCAAAGCCTACTTTGTTTGTTCCAGTACCATTTACtaattaaatagaaatatatatggCAGGTTGGATGGGCAAATTATTCCTTACAGTATAAGTGAAATTTGTAACAGTCAGAATTTGAGCAAAATTATAATACTTGCACAAAGCACAATGCAAAGAAGACCACAGTCCTCTAGCCCTTCATCAAACAGGGCGCTGTTCAGCATAAGTGGTGCTGAATGGTGTCAAACTTCCCTTGCATTTTTTCTCCCCCGATAATTCACTCGACCAAATCTTAACATGTAATGTACATATAGACTGCATAAAAAATAACACGTTGTtggtaatttttatattatttttctttctatttATCACAATACATAATATCAGTCACGCTTTTGTCCACGACAAACATATTCTAAAGAATGAGTAGGctacataaaaaaatcataggGTCACTCTCTTCTGGCATATAGCTAAGACTCATACAACAATTCCAACAATTTACAGGAAAACATTGCATGAAAACTCTTTCTAATCTCTATGTTTCGCAAAGTTAACATATGTACAGCCATACTTTCTCGAATCAGTTGTCATGCACACCAAAACAACTATAGACGAGTTTACCAGTTCATTGTCAAACAAgcatatgaatataacagcaCACATGGCAGTTAAACAGCCTTCTTGCCTATTGTTTGATACAGTCTCAGAAAATTGCCTGACAGTAAGGAACGGCAAGCAATGAACACAAAGAGCTTTGTTTCCAACGTGTGGAAACTTTTGTATAAGGACGAGATACTGGTAATAGAATTAGAGAAAACCAACACAGTCTCATGCCAATATCTATTGTACGTTTTTGCGAATAGGTagcaaattaatataaattctTACGATCTCATTCGTAGGTTTTCGTATCTGTTAACGTTCAGGTTTAGAGGTGCAGATTATGGGGCATGACGATGGTGAGAATGTAAGTTTTGTTTTACTTCTATAACACAGACGTGTAAATATTAATCGTATATGCACTTGTAGGGTGAtcatattgtttttattcaatatttatattttcataatagACAATGCGGATGAATATAGGTCATATTGAGTTCGATAGGCAATAGTATGCAGGTATTTAAGAGATTCAGTTACTGATTACTGATTTCACTTGCATTCAGGTTATTCATTTTAGAAACCTTGCATTTTTCTTTTAGTGTTCTTAGCATATGTAATTGTTTATGGTCTACTTGGTTAGCTTTGTATTAATTTTTcagttgaaaaaacaaacaaacaaacaaacaaaaaaaaataattgtcaaACCAAAACTTTCTTACCGATTCTGTAGACGCGAGACCATCAATTGAGTTATTTTTCTTGATTGTATGCTGCATCGTCTCAGTGAAACTCGGGTCCACCACTAAAACACTCTGTCCACCGAGTGTAGAAAACTTACAGTCACTCTTCCTCGAGTCAGTCGTCATGCACACTTCATAATTATACCCGTGCGGCAGAGTTCCAGTGACTCCTGTGTCTGCGTAATGCGGTGGATAGTACGGAATAACAGGCAGATTGGACTGATAGAGGAAGCGAGATTGTCTCCATCTGTAGATCTTTACTGATATTATCACAACCACACAAGTGATGAATAGGAAAGAAACAGCGGCCAGTGCGAGAactaaataaaaagtcaaattgTCGTTATATTGTTTTTCATGCGTAAAGTCTGTGAACTCTGACAACACTTCAGGAAAGCTGTCAGCCACAGCCACGTTAATGGAGACCACAGCTGAGCGAGAGGGCTGTCCGTTATCCTCCACAACAACAGTGAGTTTCTGTTTGACAGCATCTTTATCAGTCACTTGTCGCACAGTTCTTATTTCTCCATTCTGTAAACCCACTTCAAACAGCGCTCGGTCTGTAGTTTTCTGGAGTTTATAGGAGAGCCAGGCATTCTGTCCAGAGTCCACATCAACAGCCACCACTTTAGTGACGAGATATCCAACATCTGCAGCACGAGGCACAATCTCAGCCACCACTGAAGCTCCAGTCTGTACTGGATACAGAACCTGAGGAGCGTTGTCATTCTGATCTTGGACAGTAATTTTCACTGTCACGTTACTACTGAGTGGAGGAGAGCCTCCATCTTGCGCTTTTACCCGGAAGTGGAAATGTTTCAGTGTCTCATAGTCAAAAGAGCGCATAGCTGTAATCAGTCCGCTGTCAGGTTGCACTGACACATATGATGAGACAGAGACTCCATTAACAGTGCTGTCTTCTAGAATATAAGAAACACGAGCATTCTGATTCCAATCAGCATCACTGGCTTTAACTGAAAATATAGAGAGACCAGGTGTGTTATTCTCCAGCACACAGGCCTCATAGTTAGTTTTCTCAAAGACAGGAGCATTGTCATTCACATCTGATATCTGTACAcggagagagacactgctggaGAGCGCGGGCACCCCCTCATCAGTACATATTACACTAATATTGTACTCagattctctctctctgtccagTTCCTGCTCTGTTTGCAAGCTGAAGAAACTGCTGGAAGATGCAATAGCAAAtggaatattgtcatttatgTAGCAATGAACCTGGCCATTCAATCCGGAGTCAAGatcatttacatttaacattGCAACAACAATGCCAGGTCTAGACTCTTCGGATATTGAATTTGACATAGATACGATGCTTATCATTGGTATGTTATCGTTTATATCCGTGAGATCAATTATAACTTTACATGAATCAGACAGTCCTCCTTGGTCACGTGCTTGTATGTTAATTTGATAACGACTTGCCTTTTCAAAATCAGCTGTACCTTTTAAGGATATTTCCCCGCTTCTTGCATCAaccatgaataaatcatttacatCCCCAGTGCCCGACATGTAATACGTTATAATCGCATTCGAACCTTCATCTGCATCAGAAGCACTGACAGACGTGATAACAGTGTCTTTCGCTGTATTTTCAGCAAGAGTGGCTTTGTACACTCTGTGTTTGAACGCAGGGGGATTGTCGTTAATATCTAGCACTGTAACATGTATCCGCACAGTACTGGTCAACTGAGGCTCTCCTCCATCCATTGCTGTTAACAACAAAGATAACTGTTCTTTGTTTTCACGGTCTAGAGCCTTTTGTAACACCATCTCCATGTTTCTGTCGCCATCCGTTTGACTTTGCAAACTTAATACAAAATTATCTGTCGGTTTAAGTGAATAGCTTAGGTGACAATTAGATCCAACATCCAGATCAAtcgcattttccaacatgaatCTTGCTCCGATTACAGCCGACTCGCTTATTTCAAATGTAATCTCACCTTTTGGAAAACTCGGAGAGTTATCATTTATATCAGTGATTTCCACTGTGACATCATACCATTCCATTGGATTTTCCAAAATCAGCTGAAGATGTAAAGCGCAAGGAGTCGTTTTAGCACAAAGAGCCTCGCGGTCTATTTTCTCCTCGGTGAGAAGAATCCCCCTCTCGATATTCAATCCGACGAATTCGGTGTTGTCTCCAGCAAATATGCGTGCTTTCCCTGACCTCAGTCTTTTTAAATCCAAACCCAAACCTTGGGAAATATTTCCGACGATCGACCCTTTTGCCATTTCTTCTGGAATGGAGTAGCTGATCTGCCCTCTCACCGAGCATCGAAACAGAATCATAAAAAACGCAGCAGCCTGCCACATTACAGACCTGgccattttttcccctttgttCTGCAGATCCTTAAGATCGATCAgtttaaatacataataaagACGTTACATGTGAAAATAAGACCCAGCATGAAATCTACTGTACAATGAGGATCTCTATTTACAGAACATCCGATAAAATTAATGTTTCGAGTCATCAGGCTTTCATTCACTGTTCTCTGACATCACTGGGTTTTGAGGGTAGGTCTGAGAAATATAGAGCGACTGCGCTGTGTTGATCAACAGCGACCCTACGAGCCTTAACTTAGAATTGCCTTCATTTGTTTATGGTTCAATCACATAAGAGCAGGACACCAGTGATTTGCCAAACTAAAAGTCCGGTAAACAAACcaataaactaaaatatttgTCTGTTAGATCTCTAAAACATTAACGCTTCAACATCAGGTGtcacaaatttaaataatttcaattCCTGCAGCGCATTTAATTAGTAAGTGgctttgaataaaaataaataaataaaaaaaaaaaaaaaatatatatatatatatatatatatatatatatatatatatatatatatatatatatatatatatatataagtataaaatgctaataaataaatacataataataataataataatataatgtctTGCAAAAGTATTTGACTGAACTCTAAAGAAGGTAAACATCTAGATAATTACTGCGTTTAGCGCTGTCCAGTAAGTGGTTCTGAAAACCGTCCGAGCCATCTTAAACGAATAGCCTACTGTTTAGCTATCAAATACACCATTAGAGAACATAAAAGAAAAGCGTTTAAAAAGTACGTCATCTTACCAATTCGGAAAGACTGTTTTCTTCCATAAAGTTTTTTTCCTTCATTGCGCGCTGCATCGTCTCAGTGAAACTCGGGTCCACCACTAAAACACTCTGTCCACCGAGTGTAGAAAACTTACAGTCACTCTTCCTCGAGTCAGTCGTCATGCACACTTCATAATTATACCCGTGCGGCAGAGTTCCAGTGACTCCTGTGTCTGCGTAATGCGGTGGATAGTACGGAATAACAGGCAGATTGGACTGATAGAGGAAGCGAGATTGTCTCCATCTGTAGATCTTTACTGATATTATCACAACCACACAAGTGATGAATAGGAAAGAAACAGCGGCCAGTGCGAGAACTAGATAAAAAGTCAGGTTGTCGTTATATTGTTTTTCATGCGTAAAGTCTGTGAACTCTGACAATACTTCAGGAAAGCTGTCAGCCACAGCCACGTTAATGGAGACCACAGCTGAGCGAGAGGGCTGTCCGTTATCCTCCACAACAACAGTGAGTTTCTGTTTGACAGCATCTTTATCAGTCACTTGTCGCACAGTTCTTATTTCTCCATTCTGTAAACCCACTTCAAACAGCGCTCTGTCTGTAGCTTTCTGGAGTTTATAGGAGAGCCAGGCATTCTGTCCAGAGTCCACATCAACAGCCACCACTTTAGTGACGAGATATCCAACATCTGCAGCACGAGGCACAATCTCAGCCACCACTGAAGCTCCAGTCTGTACTGGATACAGAACCTGAGGAGCGTTGTCATTCTGATCTTGGATTATAATGTCCAAAGTCACATTAGTGCTGAGGGGTGGAGAGCCTCCATCTTGTGCTTTCACACAGACACGAACACTTTTCATTTGCTCATAGTCAAAACCGCGCAGTGCGTGAACCACTCCACTGTCAGCATTCACTGATATAAAAGAGGAAACAGAGGATCCACCCACTGTAGCTTCATCTAGAAGATACGAAATACGAGCGTTCTGGTTCCAGTCATCATCTTGAGCACTCAGagtaaatatggacaaaccagGTGGATTATTTTCAGTAACATATGCAGTGTAAACACCCTTTTGAAATCTGGGCGGATTGTCATTAATATCTGATACtttcatatttaaagttttctgaCTGGAAAGCGCAGGAGACCCTGAATCTGTCGCTGTGATTGTGATATTATAATCTGACACACTTTCACGATCTAAAGCAGCATCAGTGACTAAAGTGTAATAATTCCGCAGTGAAGACTGAAGTTTGAATGGTGTGTTTTGATCAACTGTACAGGCAACCTGTCCATTGTCTCCTGCATCTACATCTTTGGCATTGAAAATAGCGATAGTTGTGCCAACAGTTGCGTCTTCAGGCACTGGGGTGAAAAATGACATAACACTGATAACAGGTGCATTATCATTaacatcaattaaatcaacTATGACTTTAGCAGAGTCACCTAAACCGCCTTGGTCTTTGGCTTCTATGCTAATTTCGTATTTCTTTGCTTTTTCATAGTCAAGCACCCCAATTAATGTTATAACACCTGTTTTTTCATCTATTTTAAAAACGTTATTTATGTTCCCTTTCAAATTAGCAAAACTGTATGAAATCAAACTATACATTCCACTATCTGCATCACTAGCATTGACAGTTGTAATATAAGTTCCTTTGGGGGAATTTTCTTCAATTGTTGCTCTGTAAACTGACTGGTTAAATACTGGTGCGTTGTCGTTTGCATCTAGTACGTTTATCTCTATTTTTATTTTCCCAGATCTTTGAGGGTTTCCTCCGTCGACCGCTGTGAGAATGAGAGACAGTCGTGGATGTTGCTCTCTGTCTAGAGGCTTTTGAAGCACCATTTCTGCATATTTTACTCCATCAGGCCGCGAATGTTCTTTcagaataaaataatcatttggtGACATTATATAATTTTGGAGAGCATTCACGCCCACATCAGGATCATCTGCGCTTCCTAGTAAGAAACGAGCCCCAGGTGTGGCCGATTCACTTATTTCAAGATTAATTTCTTCTTTAGCAAATGTTGGCGAGTGATCGTTTACATCCAATATTTCCACCGTAACATGATGTAGCTCCATAGGATTATCAAGTATTATTTCAAATGTGAAGCTGCATGGAGTGGTTTCGGCGCAAAGCTGCTCTCGGTCAATTCTCTCCTTCACCACCAAAATCCCTTTGTCTGTTTTCAGCTCTACATATTCAGTGCTGTCGCCAGACACTATACGAGCCCGACCCGCGCGCAGTCTTTGAA
The nucleotide sequence above comes from Chanodichthys erythropterus isolate Z2021 chromosome 10, ASM2448905v1, whole genome shotgun sequence. Encoded proteins:
- the LOC137029425 gene encoding protocadherin gamma-A3-like, producing MFVITTSTKRLNCDQSRGQLMHRFFLWRVLFIMAVYSISNINAQIRYSVPEEMKKGSIIGNIAHDLGLDVQRLRAGRARIVSGDSTEYVELKTDKGILVVKERIDREQLCAETTPCSFTFEIILDNPMELHHVTVEILDVNDHSPTFAKEEINLEISESATPGARFLLGSADDPDVGVNALQNYIMSPNDYFILKEHSRPDGVKYAEMVLQKPLDREQHPRLSLILTAVDGGNPQRSGKIKIEINVLDANDNAPVFNQSVYRATIEENSPKGTYITTVNASDADSGMYSLISYSFANLKGNINNVFKIDEKTGVITLIGVLDYEKAKKYEISIEAKDQGGLGDSAKVIVDLIDVNDNAPVISVMSFFTPVPEDATVGTTIAIFNAKDVDAGDNGQVACTVDQNTPFKLQSSLRNYYTLVTDAALDRESVSDYNITITATDSGSPALSSQKTLNMKVSDINDNPPRFQKGVYTAYVTENNPPGLSIFTLSAQDDDWNQNARISYLLDEATVGGSSVSSFISVNADSGVVHALRGFDYEQMKSVRVCVKAQDGGSPPLSTNVTLDIIIQDQNDNAPQVLYPVQTGASVVAEIVPRAADVGYLVTKVVAVDVDSGQNAWLSYKLQKATDRALFEVGLQNGEIRTVRQVTDKDAVKQKLTVVVEDNGQPSRSAVVSINVAVADSFPEVLSEFTDFTHEKQYNDNLTFYLVLALAAVSFLFITCVVVIISVKIYRWRQSRFLYQSNLPVIPYYPPHYADTGVTGTLPHGYNYEVCMTTDSRKSDCKFSTLGGQSVLVVDPSFTETMQRAMKEKNFMEENSLSELLILENPMEWYDVTVEITDINDNSPSFPKAMDGGEPQLTSTVRIHVTVLDINDNPPAFKHRVYKATLAENTAKDTVITSVSASDADEGSNAIITYYMSGTGDVNDLFMVDARSGEISLKGTADFEKASRYQINIQARDQGGLSDSCKVIIDLTDINDNIPMISIVSMSNSISEESRPGIVVAMLNVNDLDSGLNGQVHCYINDNIPFAIASSSSFFSLQTEQELDRERESEYNISVICTDEGVPALSSSVSLRVQISDVNDNAPVFEKTNYEACVLENNTPGLSIFSVKASDADWNQNARVSYILEDSTVNGVSVSSYVSVQPDSGLITAMRSFDYETLKHFHFRVKAQDGGSPPLSSNVTVKITVQDQNDNAPQVLYPVQTGASVVAEIVPRAADVGYLVTKVVAVDVDSGQNAWLSYKLQKTTDRALFEVGLQNGEIRTVRQVTDKDAVKQKLTVVVEDNGQPSRSAVVSINVAVADSFPEVLSEFTDFTHEKQYNDNLTFYLVLALAAVSFLFITCVVVIISVKIYRWRQSRFLYQSNLPVIPYYPPHYADTGVTGTLPHGYNYEVCMTTDSRKSDCKFSTLGGQSVLVVDPSFTETMQHTIKKNNSIDGLASTESK